One window from the genome of Paramisgurnus dabryanus chromosome 24, PD_genome_1.1, whole genome shotgun sequence encodes:
- the ora4 gene encoding olfactory receptor class A-like protein 4, protein MSEVLTVDAIFFGLLVFSGIIGNILVIYVVLQCAKESGSRHLPPSDTILVNLCMANLLSSIFRTVPIFVSDFGLAVSLSPGWCRVFMLLWVWWRSVSCWVTLALSAFHCATLRRQHVTMGSLGHQRERRRVWVILGVVWGVNLLFSIPALVYTTHVRGNFTVEFMVISCTTRPLLGCVWEFPTKQQGYAFASTSLALNEIMPLILMVGTNFATLHALAKHIRAVASGVVTGGDVDKQTSSERKAGHVIMALVALFVGCWVLQVAAVTYYNHNGGRHAEGLLTVAHFSASLFVGFSPLVVALGHGKLRKRINVMLQHWVPWIKNSEQKHPETSKHTAATPKDITSGKAEHIRKK, encoded by the exons ATGTCTGAAGTTTTGACAGTAGATGCCATTTTCTTCGGCCTGCTGGTCTTCTCGGGAATTATCGGCAATATTCTCGTCATCTATGTG GTGTTGCAGTGTGCTAAAGAAAGCGGCTCTCGTCATTTGCCTCCATCTGACACCATTCTGGTCAATCTCTGCATGGCAAACTTGCTGTCGTCCATCTTTCGAACAGTTCCCATATTTGTGTCTGATTTTGGTCTGGCAGTGTCGCTGTCGCCCGGCTGGTGTCGCGTCTTCATGCTCCTGTGGGTGTGGTGGCGATCGGTGAGCTGCTGGGTCACTCTCGCCCTCAGCGCGTTCCATTGCGCCACACTGCGGCGCCAGCACGTCACCATGGGTTCGCTAGGCCACCAGAGGGAGCGCAGACGGGTGTGGGTCATTCTGGGCGTGGTTTGGGGCGTCAACTTGTTATTTTCAATCCCCGCGCTCGTCTACACGACCCACGTGCGAGGAAACTTCACGGTGGAGTTTATGGTGATCAGTTGCACGACACGTCCGCTGCTGGGTTGTGTTTGGGAGTTTCCCACCAAGCAGCAAGGCTACGCGTTTGCCTCCACGTCTCTGGCACTGAATGAGATCATGCCGCTGATTTTAATGGTGGGCACCAATTTTGCGACCCTACACGCATTGGCCAAGCACATCAGGGCGGTGGCATCGGGTGTAGTCACTGGTGGGGACGTGGACAAACAGACGTCTAGTGAGAGGAAGGCGGGTCACGTGATCATGGCTCTGGTCGCGCTGTTTGTGGGCTGTTGGGTGCTGCAAGTGGCCGCGGTTACGTATTATAACCACAACGGCGGCCGGCACGCAGAAGGACTCCTGACCGTCGCTCATTTTTCGGCTTCGCTCTTTGTGGGGTTCAGCCCACTGGTTGTGGCTCTCGGACACGGAAAACTGCGGAAAAGAATTAATGTCATGCTGCAGCATTGGGTACCATGGATCAAAAACTCGGAGCAGAAACACCCGGAAACAAGCAAACATACAGCAGCAACACCAAAAGACATCACATCGGGTAAAGCAGAACACATAAGGAAAAAGTGA
- the LOC135721292 gene encoding olfactory receptor class A-like protein 4 gives MGKPISITQRMASSPLYTAIYILLVLLGNLGNATVIGVVGESILRDTGIVRTSDVILVNMAFSNLMVSLVRNTVVMVSDLGVEVFLNRDLCHFMMGVWVWLRSANVWSIFFLSAFHFQTLRRVAPPVVKLHGPRGPPTNLILGFCFIWSLNFIYAIPAFIFSKNGGENSTEVCLQFVYLCVSIVCTLQTIMLVSSTTRPLMGCIWDFPSPYSGLAFATSSMVIHETIPIILMNFTNLGSLLTLFAHGRMRNTNKSQDVPTVSRIPVERRAAKVILTLNILFISSWGTNVISVNYFNYNRGSSTEFLLIVARFANMSFIALSPIILTVGHKRLRAFIKSLLSRILWIDKLWA, from the exons ATGGGAAAACCTATCAGTATAACTCAGCGTATGGCTTCATCACCACTTTACACGGCCATCTACATCTTACTGGTGCTGCTTGGAAACTTGGGGAACGCAACGGTCATCGGAGTGGTCGGAGAAAGCATTCTGCGGGATACGGGAATTGTCCGAACCTCCGATGTGATTCTGGTCAACATGGCTTTCTCTAACCTGATGGTGTCGTTGGTGAGAAATACTGTAGTGATGGTGTCTGACCTGGGAGTCGAG GTGTTCCTCAATAGAgacttgtgtcattttatgatgGGTGTCTGGGTTTGGTTGCGCTCAGCAAACGTCTGGTCGATATTTTTTCTCAgcgcatttcattttcaaacacTGCGTCGAGTCGCCCCACCCGTGGTGAAACTACACGGCCCCCGTGGTCCTCCAACTAACCTAATCCTGGGCTTCTGCTTTATATGGAGTCTGAACTTCATCTATGCCATTCCAGCATTTATCTTCTCCAAAAACGGAGGGGAAAACTCCACTGAGGTCTGTCTGCAGTTTGTTTATCTGTGTGTTTCCATTGTGTGTA ctctccagacTATAATGTTGGTGAGCAGCACAACTCGTCCATTGATGGGTTGCATCTGGGACTTTCCTTCACCCTACAGCGGCCTGGCCTTTGCCACCTCTTCCATGGTGATACATGAGACCATTCCCATTATCCTGATGAACTTCACTAACCTGGGCTCCCTGCTGACACTTTTTGCCCATGGACGCATGCGAAATACTAACAAGAGTCAGGATGTGCCGACCGTTAGTCGAATCCCTGTGGAGAGACGGGCAGCTAAG GTGATTCTGACTCTGAATATTCTTTTCATATCATCATGGGGCACCAATGTGATCTCTGTCAACTACTTCAACTATAACCGTGGATCATCGACAGAGTTCCTGCTGATCGTTGCTCGCTTTGCTAACATGAGCTTCATCGCGCTGTCGCCCATCATCCTCACAGTGGGACACAAGAGACTGCGAGCTTTCATAAAGTCTCTCCTGTCTCGCATTCTCTGGATAGATAAACTTTGGGCATAG
- the LOC135721025 gene encoding olfactory receptor class A-like protein 4, with the protein MASSPLYLTVYIFLVMLGNLGNATVIGVVGESILRDPGAVRSSDVILVNMAFSNLMVSLTRNSLLVVSDLGIQIFLNKNWCRFMMGIWVWLRSANVWSTFFVSAFHFQTLRRVSPPIINLHGPRKLPKSLILGFFLLWSLNLIYSIPAFSFSINGGANSTETLMLVSSTTRPLLGCIWDFPTPASGLTFATSSMVIHETIPIILMSITNLGSLLTLYSHGLTRIAAHKSQDAPVASRIPAERRAAKVILALNMLFIASWGTSVISVNYFNYNRGSSTEFLLIVARIGNITFIALSPIILAVGHRRLRAFIKSVLSHILYLKPVCSGRT; encoded by the exons ATGGCTTCGTCGCCACTCTACCTCACTGTCTACATCTTTCTGGTGATGCTGGGGAACTTGGGGAACGCTACGGTCATCGGAGTGGTCGGAGAAAGCATTCTGCGCGATCCGGGAGCCGTCCGCAGCTCAGATGTGATTCTGGTCAACATGGCTTTCTCTAACCTGATGGTGTCGTTGACGAGAAACTCGCTTTTGGTGGTCTCTGACTTGGGAATACAG ATATTCCTCAATAAAAATTGGTGTCGTTTCATGATGGGCATATGGGTTTGGTTGCGCTCTGCAAACGTTTGGTCAACATTTTTTGTCAgcgcatttcattttcaaaccCTGCGTCGTGTCTCCCCACCCATCATCAATCTACACGGCCCACGTAAGCTTCCAAAGTCCCTCATACTTGGGTTTTTCCTCCTCTGGAGTCTCAATCTGATCTACTCAATCCCAGCGTTTTCCTTCTCCATAAACGGAGGCGCGAATTCCACTGAG acTTTAATGTTGGTGAGCAGCACAACTCGGCCATTGCTCGGTTGCATCTGGGACTTTCCGACTCCCGCCAGTGGCCTGACCTTTGCCACCTCTTCTATGGTGATACATGAGACCATTCCCATCATCCTGATGAGTATCACTAATCTGGGATCTCTGCTGACGCTGTATTCCCACGGACTCACACGGATCGCTGCTCATAAGAGTCAAGATGCACCTGTAGCCAGTCGGATCCCTGCAGAGAGGCGGGCAGCTAAG GTGATTCTGGCTCTGAATATGCTCTTCATAGCATCATGGGGCACCAGCGTCATTTCTGTCAATTACTTCAATTATAATCGCGGATCTTCAACTGAGTTCCTGCTGATCGTCGCCCGCATCGGAAACATCACCTTCATCGCTCTGTCACCCATCATCCTCGCCGTAGGACACAGGAGGCTCCGGGCATTCATAAAGTCAGTCCTGTCTCACATACTATATCTAAAGCCTGTCTGTTCAGGAAGaacgtga
- the LOC135721024 gene encoding von Willebrand factor A domain-containing protein 1-like, translating into MELRFICLLVSACLCPPCARTSVSNCCEGDILLLLDSSGRVNSNEFSKLLQFLSDLLRPFLLGRGQVRVGLVQAGTKPRLEFGLDTYNTQNALRDALGRTQQLHGETNTDEALRLAQRILRDDAKAEAPPRILLWLTDGVWSGAAEGPMAALRRQGVSVLAVSTGPGNYQTLLNVVTPPTETHLYFVDVDDISIITADLREAIIELIRAERLQVRDVHSHSAVLHWRTTLSEGLRSYELLYGPDISNGTSNKLTVPRDFSWTELNNLQPDTSYTARLIPETNAPNIKTLSVTFRTLPEHFGPVTVMVSDLGPDRLRVRWDPVQRHQVQQYRVEYGSIPSGSIRTLTLPSYQNSALLKRLQQHTEYLITVTALHSSGQQRAMSIKACTQEVVPALLDLQLSPVGRGSVQVDWRGGGEEGLMGYWVSWKNEDRPSSSSSFSRFLPPRSLSTQLTDLCNSSRVCVSPVYRSVRGEGLCCTAHT; encoded by the exons ATGGAGCTCCGGTTCATCTGTCTGCTTGTGAGCGCGTGCCTGTGTCCACCCTGCGCGCGCACCTCAG TGTCAAACTGTTGTGAGGGAGATATTTTACTTCTACTGGACTCATCTGGTAGGGTGAACTCTAATGAGTTTTCCAAACTGCTGCAGTTCCTCTCGGACCTCCTGCGACCGTTTCTATTGGGTCGTGGTCAGGTGAGGGTGGGGCTCGTGCAGGCAGGAACCAAACCAAGATTGGAATTTGGCCTGGACACCTACAATACCCAGAATGCCCTACGAGATGCACTGGGGAGGACGCAGCAACTCCATGGAGAGACAAACACAGATGAAGCTTTGCGATTGGCTCAGAGAATACTGCGTGATGATGCCAAAGCAGAAGCTCCGCCCAGAATACTTCTCTGGCTCACCGATGGGGTTTGGTCAGGGGCAGCGGAAGGACCAATGGCAGCGCTGCGACGGCAGGGCGTGTCCGTATTGGCTGTTTCAACTGGACCGGGAAATTATCAAACGCTTCTAAATGTGGTGACTCCGCCCACTGAAACCCATCTGTACTTTGTAGATGTTGATGACATCAGCATCATTACTGCAGACCTGAGGGAGGCCATCATAG AGCTGATTCGTGCGGAGCGCCTGCAGGTGCGTGATGTTCATTCCCACAGCGCTGTGCTACATTGGCGGACGACTCTCAGTGAAGGTCTGAGGAGCTATGAGCTTCTCTACGGGCCCGACATCTCTAATGGCACCAGTAACAAACTCACCGTACCCAGGGACTTCAGCTGGACCGAACTCAACAACCTGCAGCCCGACACGAGCTACACCGCCCGGCTAATTCCTGAAACCAATGCTCCCAACATCAAAACCCTCAGTGTGACCTTCAGAACTCTGCCTG AGCATTTCGGTCCTGTCACAGTGATGGTGTCAGATTTGGGTCCAGACCGCTTGCGTGTGAGGTGGGATCCGGTCCAACGCCATCAGGTCCAGCAATATCGTGTGGAATATGGGTCGATACCCAGCGGGTCGATTCGTACTTTGACTCTGCCCTCGTATCAAAACTCTGCCCTCCTTAAACGTCTCCAGCAGCACACTGAATATCTCATCACCGTCACTGCACTGCACTCGTCAGGCCAGCAGAGGGCGATGTCCATCAAAGCCTGCACACAGGAAG tCGTCCCTGCGCTCCTTGACCTTCAGCTGAGTCCAGTGGGGCGGGGTTCAGTGCAGGTTGATTGGCGGGGAGGTGGAGAGGAGGGGCTGATGGGATATTGGGTGAGTTGGAAGAATGAAGATCGGCCTTCATCGTCTTCGTCTTTCTCGCGGTTTCTGCCTCCGCGTTCACTTTCCACCCAGCTGACAGATCTGTGTAACAGCAGTCGGGTCTGTGTATCACCCGTGTATCGGAGCGTCAGGGGCGAGGGCCTGTGCTGTACCGCACACACTTAa